A stretch of the Mycoplasmoides genitalium G37 genome encodes the following:
- the nrdI gene encoding class Ib ribonucleoside-diphosphate reductase assembly flavoprotein NrdI, translating into MHKDIKLVKETEIRKPIGSPFIVYFSSISNNTHRFIEKLGFQHKRIPVDITQSITVSNEYVLICPTYSGGGNQVEGAVPKQVIQFLNNKHNRELCRGVIASGNTNFGDTFCLAGTVISKKLNVPLLYQFELLGTKNDVEQTQKIIANFFQNSN; encoded by the coding sequence ATGCATAAAGATATCAAACTAGTTAAGGAAACTGAAATTAGAAAACCAATTGGTTCTCCTTTTATTGTCTATTTTTCATCTATCTCCAACAACACCCACCGTTTTATTGAAAAACTGGGTTTTCAACACAAAAGAATCCCAGTTGATATAACCCAAAGCATTACTGTAAGTAATGAGTATGTTTTAATCTGTCCAACTTATAGTGGTGGGGGTAACCAGGTTGAAGGAGCGGTACCCAAGCAAGTTATCCAGTTTTTAAATAACAAGCATAACAGGGAGTTATGCAGAGGAGTTATTGCATCTGGTAACACTAATTTTGGAGATACTTTTTGTCTTGCAGGAACTGTTATTTCCAAAAAACTAAACGTCCCTTTGTTGTATCAGTTTGAACTTTTGGGAACAAAAAATGATGTAGAACAAACCCAAAAAATAATTGCCAATTTCTTTCAAAACAGCAACTAG
- a CDS encoding thymidylate synthase codes for MKQYLDLASYVLANGKKRKNRTDTDTLSVFGYQMKFDLTNSFPLLTTKKVNWKAIVHELLWFIKGDTNIKYLVDNGVNIWNEWPYENFKKSPSFQNETLQEFILKVKTDNEFAKQFADLGPVYGKQWRNFNGVDQLKKVIQEIKENPNSRRLIVSSWNPSELEKMALAPCHSLFQFYVEEDKLSLQLYQRSGDIFLGVPFNIASYALLVYLVAHETKLKPGYFIHTLGDAHIYENHIEQIKLQLTRTTLDPPQVVLKSDKSIFAYSFDDIELVGYNYHPFIYGRVAV; via the coding sequence ATGAAACAGTATTTAGATTTAGCTAGTTATGTTTTAGCAAATGGTAAAAAAAGAAAAAACCGTACAGATACAGATACTTTAAGTGTCTTTGGTTACCAGATGAAATTTGACCTTACTAATAGTTTTCCTTTATTGACAACTAAAAAGGTTAATTGGAAGGCAATTGTCCATGAATTGTTGTGATTTATTAAGGGTGATACCAACATTAAGTACTTAGTTGATAATGGGGTGAACATCTGAAATGAATGACCATATGAAAACTTTAAAAAATCACCAAGTTTTCAAAACGAAACACTCCAAGAATTTATCTTAAAGGTTAAAACTGATAATGAGTTTGCTAAACAATTTGCTGATTTGGGTCCTGTTTATGGCAAGCAATGACGTAATTTTAATGGTGTTGATCAACTCAAAAAAGTCATCCAAGAGATTAAAGAAAATCCCAACTCAAGAAGGCTAATTGTCTCAAGCTGAAACCCTAGTGAATTGGAAAAAATGGCATTGGCTCCTTGTCATTCACTCTTTCAGTTCTATGTTGAAGAAGATAAACTAAGCTTACAGCTTTACCAGCGCAGCGGTGATATCTTTCTTGGTGTCCCATTTAACATTGCATCTTACGCCTTACTTGTGTATTTAGTTGCTCATGAAACTAAGTTAAAACCTGGTTATTTTATCCATACACTAGGAGATGCACATATCTATGAAAACCACATTGAACAAATTAAATTACAACTAACAAGAACAACCCTAGACCCCCCTCAAGTGGTTTTGAAAAGTGATAAATCAATCTTTGCTTATAGTTTTGATGATATTGAGTTAGTTGGTTATAATTACCATCCATTTATCTATGGGAGGGTTGCAGTTTAA
- a CDS encoding APC family permease encodes MGQINRKFSEKQFLLFVVNYIAGFGFIATAISLFRLGPFSWLIFLLVSLVSLIVTLSFARLSSIDSQNYGGPYLWAKKAVDKEKIAGRMFSFFTGWNNFIIGPLSAATAPLFILNSFSGIDGIRGNLVNTWILIAIGFSFYVLLAFISTKGTSLNKKLIALFASVKWIVILSALIVAIYVIARDGNGYSQNNNLESGFFGRREISFAQIATVFITFFYSYAGVEDISVMTPDVKTNNFRKILIVSFIAVFLFYFIGIIILNGLQNIAQRGGEANSIGNVADIFKKAAGLGTLIFYGVGALFNNVSTRLSTIIANSRKILPLAYDNYLPSFFYKQNKKGEFQNAIWFTFGTTLIAMTLLVFIPLVASNFDFDNATEYAASVGSAATLLQYIFVFFIIFKFIYKKEPLYQKKWVKTTEELLFCLGTIVIVLMLLVYLFPVIDGFSKWETKHTLTIVLYGVLSLIGLVLFLLQEYKHKNKQNANKQTTQTTV; translated from the coding sequence ATGGGTCAAATCAATCGGAAGTTTAGCGAAAAGCAGTTCTTACTTTTTGTTGTTAACTATATTGCTGGATTTGGCTTTATTGCTACTGCTATCTCACTGTTTCGCTTAGGACCTTTTTCTTGGTTAATCTTTCTGCTTGTTAGCTTAGTTAGTTTAATTGTTACCTTATCATTCGCACGGCTTTCATCAATAGATAGTCAAAACTATGGTGGGCCTTATCTTTGGGCTAAGAAAGCGGTTGATAAAGAGAAGATAGCAGGGAGAATGTTTAGCTTTTTTACGGGGTGAAATAACTTTATCATTGGTCCTCTTTCAGCAGCAACTGCACCACTTTTTATCCTCAATTCCTTTAGTGGTATTGATGGGATTAGAGGTAACTTAGTTAACACTTGAATCCTAATTGCAATAGGTTTTTCTTTTTATGTATTACTAGCATTTATCTCAACCAAAGGAACCTCACTAAACAAGAAACTAATAGCACTATTTGCTTCAGTAAAGTGGATTGTGATCCTCTCAGCACTAATAGTAGCAATCTATGTTATTGCTAGAGATGGTAATGGTTATAGTCAAAACAATAACTTAGAAAGTGGTTTTTTTGGGAGAAGAGAGATTAGTTTTGCACAGATAGCAACGGTATTTATTACCTTCTTTTATTCTTATGCAGGGGTTGAAGATATCTCAGTGATGACTCCTGATGTTAAAACTAATAACTTTAGAAAGATATTAATTGTCTCTTTTATAGCAGTTTTCCTCTTTTATTTCATTGGGATTATTATTCTAAATGGTTTGCAAAACATTGCTCAAAGAGGTGGGGAAGCCAATTCAATTGGTAATGTAGCGGATATCTTTAAAAAAGCTGCTGGGCTTGGGACTTTAATCTTTTATGGAGTTGGAGCATTGTTTAACAATGTCTCAACCAGACTTTCAACTATTATTGCCAACTCCAGAAAGATTCTTCCGCTTGCTTATGATAACTATTTACCTAGTTTCTTTTACAAGCAAAACAAAAAAGGTGAGTTTCAGAATGCAATTTGGTTTACCTTTGGTACTACTTTAATTGCAATGACTTTGCTTGTCTTTATCCCTTTAGTTGCTTCTAACTTTGATTTTGATAATGCTACTGAGTATGCAGCATCTGTTGGCTCAGCTGCAACTTTGCTACAATATATTTTTGTTTTTTTTATAATCTTTAAGTTTATCTATAAAAAAGAACCACTCTACCAGAAAAAATGGGTTAAAACAACTGAAGAATTATTGTTTTGTTTAGGAACAATTGTCATTGTTTTAATGTTGTTGGTTTATCTGTTTCCTGTTATAGATGGATTTTCAAAATGGGAAACTAAACACACATTAACAATTGTGTTATATGGGGTTTTAAGCCTGATAGGATTGGTACTTTTTTTGCTCCAAGAATACAAACATAAAAACAAGCAAAATGCAAACAAACAAACAACCCAAACAACAGTTTAG
- the nrdF gene encoding class 1b ribonucleoside-diphosphate reductase subunit beta, translated as MAANNKKYFLESFSPLGYVKNNFQGNLRSVNWNLVDDEKDLEVWNRIVQNFWLPEKIPVSNDIPSWKKLSKDWQDLITKTFTGLTLLDTIQATIGDICQIDHALTDHEQVIYANFAFMVGVHARSYGTIFSTLCTSEQINAAHEWVVNTESLQKRAKALIPYYTGNDPLKSKVAAALMPGFLLYGGFYLPFYLSSRKQLPNTSDIIRLILRDKVIHNYYSGYKYQRKLEKLPLAKQKEMKAFVFELMYRLIELEKDYLKELYEGFGIVDDAIKFSVYNAGKFLQNLGYDSPFTAAETRIKPEIFAQLSARADENHDFFSGNGSSYVMGVSEETNDDDWNF; from the coding sequence ATGGCAGCTAACAATAAAAAGTACTTTTTAGAATCATTTTCCCCACTTGGGTATGTAAAGAATAATTTTCAGGGCAACTTACGTTCTGTAAACTGGAATTTGGTTGATGATGAGAAGGATTTGGAAGTGTGAAACAGGATTGTTCAGAACTTTTGGTTACCTGAAAAGATCCCTGTATCCAATGACATCCCCTCATGAAAGAAACTCTCAAAGGATTGACAGGATCTGATCACTAAGACCTTTACTGGTTTAACACTACTTGATACTATCCAAGCTACCATTGGTGACATCTGTCAAATTGATCATGCTCTAACTGATCATGAGCAGGTTATTTATGCAAACTTTGCTTTTATGGTAGGGGTACATGCCCGTTCCTATGGAACGATCTTCTCAACTTTATGTACATCAGAACAGATTAACGCTGCTCATGAGTGGGTTGTAAACACTGAAAGTCTCCAGAAAAGAGCAAAGGCATTAATCCCTTACTATACGGGCAATGACCCGTTAAAATCAAAGGTAGCAGCAGCTTTAATGCCTGGGTTTTTACTGTATGGTGGGTTTTATTTGCCTTTTTACTTGTCATCAAGAAAACAACTACCAAATACATCTGATATTATCCGCTTAATCCTTCGTGATAAAGTGATCCATAACTATTACAGTGGTTATAAATACCAACGTAAACTAGAAAAACTCCCTTTAGCAAAACAAAAGGAGATGAAAGCATTTGTTTTTGAACTAATGTATCGGTTAATTGAACTTGAAAAGGACTATTTAAAAGAGCTTTATGAAGGGTTTGGAATTGTTGATGATGCCATTAAGTTCAGTGTTTACAATGCTGGTAAGTTTTTACAGAACTTAGGTTATGACTCCCCGTTTACTGCAGCAGAAACCAGGATTAAACCAGAGATTTTTGCCCAACTATCAGCACGTGCTGATGAAAACCATGACTTTTTCTCAGGAAACGGTTCGTCGTATGTGATGGGAGTTAGTGAAGAGACAAATGATGATGATTGGAACTTTTAA
- a CDS encoding MPN316 family protein encodes MYKPKNINSVLTFYKDQIQLVVSDDQNQFNILFYQTIDNDGFYSKQQLKNKLRLKLALNQLVDQANYFLGFKLEKVVVVLAELIDDLKIHNFKSEIFFTGYDFDHKAMIKKEKQRFCEQNNQLTVMDTMVLNYHDVINNKITKSFAFNKSYVANLVAYSSKSNLIGELKFFLKRNVNLKVKKIISHHLALANSLSKKQNNMFVYLGQKTTELMLFMDNALVDVITNQFGKNHFIDIPANQENKPLLEFLVDNTTKIGDCYSLGMTYTDGDSYKEIKALTIGDLMQTVSDKIKTLIDFINSGSLTFFNKFKTLPKLLYFYTRSKQITNLFQANVALINPQFKTVDIYKNKIQFISENYLLSCEAISLQITNRIKNQISFDFTNADNIQKPKPKKHFMILSKHLTKFVQRLVK; translated from the coding sequence ATGTACAAACCAAAAAATATTAACAGCGTATTAACCTTTTATAAGGATCAGATCCAACTGGTTGTTAGTGATGATCAAAACCAGTTCAACATCTTGTTTTACCAAACAATTGATAACGATGGCTTTTATTCAAAACAACAGTTGAAAAACAAACTAAGACTCAAGTTAGCATTAAACCAACTAGTTGATCAAGCTAACTATTTTCTTGGTTTTAAACTGGAAAAGGTAGTTGTTGTTCTCGCTGAACTGATTGATGATTTGAAGATCCATAATTTCAAGAGTGAGATCTTTTTTACTGGTTATGATTTTGATCATAAAGCGATGATTAAAAAAGAAAAACAACGCTTTTGTGAGCAAAATAACCAACTAACAGTTATGGATACAATGGTTTTAAACTACCATGATGTTATTAACAATAAGATCACCAAAAGCTTTGCATTTAACAAGAGCTATGTAGCTAATTTAGTGGCATATTCCTCTAAAAGTAACCTGATCGGGGAGTTGAAGTTCTTTTTAAAAAGAAACGTTAATCTTAAGGTTAAGAAAATTATTAGTCACCACTTAGCATTAGCCAACTCCTTAAGTAAGAAACAAAACAACATGTTTGTTTATTTAGGACAAAAAACTACTGAACTGATGCTATTTATGGACAATGCTTTAGTTGATGTTATTACCAACCAGTTTGGTAAAAACCACTTTATTGATATTCCAGCTAACCAGGAAAACAAACCACTGCTTGAGTTTTTAGTTGATAACACCACTAAGATTGGTGATTGTTATTCGCTTGGTATGACCTATACAGATGGTGATAGTTACAAAGAGATTAAGGCTTTGACTATTGGTGATTTAATGCAAACAGTTAGTGACAAGATCAAAACCTTAATTGATTTTATTAACAGTGGTTCTCTAACTTTTTTCAACAAGTTTAAAACCTTACCTAAGCTATTGTATTTTTATACAAGATCAAAACAAATTACCAACCTTTTTCAAGCTAATGTTGCACTTATCAATCCCCAGTTTAAAACTGTTGATATTTATAAGAACAAGATCCAGTTTATTAGTGAAAACTACCTGTTAAGCTGTGAAGCGATTAGCTTGCAGATTACCAATAGAATCAAAAACCAAATTAGTTTTGATTTCACAAATGCTGATAATATTCAAAAACCTAAACCAAAAAAACACTTCATGATCTTATCAAAACACCTAACAAAGTTTGTCCAACGCTTGGTTAAATAA
- a CDS encoding dihydrofolate reductase, with product MLIAIWAMTQEGLIGNNNTLPWMIKQELAHFKKTTLFQALLMGRKTYESLPKVFEKRTIFLLSKDQNYRFEEKGSEVKVINDFWPLIKSYQANKEKDLFICGGKSVYEQTINECDQLIVSIIKKKYKGDQFLKVDLSKFVLNEVVEFEEFNVNYYRKKQQ from the coding sequence ATGCTAATTGCTATCTGAGCGATGACACAAGAAGGACTAATAGGTAATAACAACACTTTACCTTGGATGATTAAACAAGAGCTAGCTCACTTTAAAAAAACTACGTTATTTCAAGCTTTGTTAATGGGGAGAAAAACTTACGAATCACTCCCCAAGGTATTTGAAAAAAGAACAATATTTCTCCTTTCAAAAGATCAAAACTACCGTTTTGAAGAAAAGGGAAGTGAAGTGAAAGTTATTAATGATTTTTGACCACTAATTAAAAGTTACCAAGCAAATAAAGAAAAGGATTTGTTTATTTGTGGTGGAAAAAGTGTGTATGAACAGACCATTAATGAATGTGATCAGTTAATTGTTTCAATCATTAAAAAGAAGTATAAGGGTGATCAGTTTTTGAAGGTTGATCTCAGTAAATTTGTACTTAATGAAGTTGTAGAGTTTGAGGAATTTAATGTTAATTATTATAGAAAGAAACAACAATAA
- the rsmH gene encoding 16S rRNA (cytosine(1402)-N(4))-methyltransferase RsmH, translated as MLNNQQIHQSVLINEVIHNLNINPCGNYLDLTAGFAGHSQKILEKLTTGTLTINDVDKESINFCQKLFFKNNNVVIIHDNFANFPVHLKQLSITKFDGILMDLGVSSHQLNQPNRGFSFKNDGPIDMRMDQSNQKNTALTVLKNLTEQKLSLILKKYGDIKHPKPIAIGLKKAVQTEKNLTTTQLAKVVKECATGFEKYQSRNYLAKVFQAIRIYLNDEITNLKTALTFIPNLLKNNSRFLVIVFHSIEEKIVRNFIAKLTSFIQPEALPIKLTPAYQLITKKPILPSQKELELNPRSRSAKLFVIQKN; from the coding sequence ATGCTAAATAACCAACAGATCCACCAGAGTGTACTGATCAATGAAGTGATCCATAACCTCAATATTAACCCTTGTGGTAACTATTTAGATCTAACTGCAGGGTTTGCAGGACACAGTCAAAAGATCTTAGAAAAACTAACAACAGGAACTTTAACAATTAATGATGTTGATAAAGAAAGTATTAATTTTTGCCAAAAGCTTTTTTTTAAAAACAACAACGTTGTTATTATTCACGATAACTTTGCTAACTTCCCAGTTCATCTTAAACAACTATCAATAACCAAGTTTGATGGGATCTTAATGGACCTTGGTGTATCAAGCCATCAACTCAACCAACCTAATCGCGGTTTTAGTTTTAAGAATGATGGACCGATTGACATGCGTATGGACCAATCCAATCAGAAAAATACCGCACTAACAGTTTTAAAAAACTTAACTGAACAAAAGTTAAGTCTAATCCTTAAAAAGTATGGTGATATTAAACACCCTAAACCAATTGCTATTGGATTGAAAAAAGCAGTTCAAACTGAAAAAAATCTTACCACAACTCAACTAGCAAAAGTGGTAAAAGAATGTGCTACTGGATTTGAAAAATACCAATCAAGAAACTATCTTGCCAAAGTTTTTCAAGCAATTAGGATCTATCTTAATGATGAGATTACTAATCTGAAAACTGCGTTAACTTTTATCCCTAATCTTTTAAAAAACAACAGCAGGTTTCTTGTGATTGTTTTTCACTCCATTGAAGAAAAAATTGTAAGGAATTTCATTGCAAAACTAACCAGCTTTATCCAACCTGAAGCTCTACCCATTAAACTCACTCCTGCTTACCAGTTAATTACAAAAAAACCAATCCTACCTTCCCAAAAAGAACTTGAATTAAACCCGCGTTCGCGTAGTGCCAAACTCTTTGTTATCCAAAAAAACTAG
- a CDS encoding APC family permease — translation MQTNKQPKQQFSEKQFIAFVFNYIAGFGFISVVMTMFDVGPFSYLVLGLTSFAILGVVLSFSRLSVLCGNSAYGGSYLIAKKAVGTNSKTKRFFVFLSGWNVSLTGSFNGVVIPAVLIFSFADIPVVKANNNIIIGLLVGGFLLFGLLTFISLFGLKINKKAIFYFAVIKWIVVIGGFILGIYLIGTTNGKGFVENNLIGTRENIDFFKIIFISLALTIAFAGTEDLASITPDVKSNNLRKCFLIAFGCVVLLYLVGFVIISGLDGIRGYGLALGNKDPKAINNYGSIYRLVGGVPLLVIYGLGLLVNSLASRLSMTITTARKYVALAQDGFLPSFLAKTNKHNEYHHAVLISNLMTLLVMLIMVIIPFLPDHNNNNNSLFNAIEQLVTVTIEMAAAISLIQYFITFIFFFMIFAKKENQKLIPLWEKVSYVISFALVSVLLFVPLFPFNQWTVFNTFKIVVLICFYLLGVGFFGYAEWKNKNKYQLMNNNS, via the coding sequence ATGCAAACAAACAAACAACCCAAACAACAGTTTAGTGAAAAGCAATTCATTGCTTTTGTCTTTAACTATATTGCTGGATTTGGCTTTATATCAGTGGTGATGACCATGTTTGATGTTGGGCCATTTTCCTATCTTGTTTTAGGGTTAACTTCGTTTGCTATTTTAGGAGTTGTGCTTTCTTTTTCTCGCCTTTCAGTTCTCTGTGGTAATAGTGCTTATGGAGGGAGTTATTTAATTGCTAAAAAAGCAGTTGGTACTAACAGTAAAACAAAAAGGTTTTTTGTTTTTTTAAGTGGGTGGAATGTATCGTTAACAGGATCTTTTAACGGTGTTGTTATTCCAGCAGTATTAATCTTTTCCTTTGCAGATATTCCAGTAGTTAAAGCGAATAATAACATCATTATTGGCCTTTTAGTAGGTGGGTTTTTGTTGTTTGGCTTACTTACTTTTATCTCGTTATTTGGTTTAAAAATTAACAAGAAAGCAATCTTTTATTTTGCTGTTATTAAGTGGATAGTAGTAATAGGTGGGTTTATCTTAGGGATCTATTTAATTGGTACTACCAATGGTAAAGGTTTTGTTGAAAACAATTTAATTGGGACTAGGGAAAACATTGATTTTTTCAAGATTATCTTTATTAGTCTGGCTTTAACCATTGCTTTTGCAGGGACAGAGGATTTAGCTTCGATTACTCCTGATGTCAAGTCAAATAACTTAAGAAAGTGTTTTTTAATTGCCTTTGGGTGTGTTGTGTTACTTTACCTAGTTGGGTTTGTTATTATCAGTGGACTTGATGGGATTAGAGGTTATGGATTAGCATTAGGTAATAAAGATCCCAAGGCAATTAATAACTATGGATCTATCTACCGTTTGGTAGGAGGAGTTCCTTTACTTGTTATCTATGGACTTGGGTTACTTGTCAATTCCTTAGCATCACGCCTATCAATGACAATTACAACAGCTAGAAAATATGTAGCTTTAGCTCAAGATGGGTTTTTACCCTCTTTTTTAGCAAAAACTAATAAACATAATGAGTATCATCATGCAGTTTTAATTAGTAATCTAATGACTTTATTAGTGATGCTAATTATGGTAATAATCCCCTTTTTACCAGACCATAACAACAATAACAATAGTTTGTTTAATGCTATTGAACAGTTGGTTACAGTTACCATTGAAATGGCTGCAGCCATTTCTTTGATCCAATACTTTATTACCTTTATCTTCTTTTTTATGATCTTTGCTAAAAAGGAAAACCAGAAGTTAATTCCCTTGTGAGAAAAGGTTAGTTATGTAATTAGCTTTGCTTTGGTAAGTGTGTTGTTGTTTGTACCACTTTTCCCTTTTAATCAGTGAACAGTGTTTAACACCTTTAAGATAGTTGTTCTAATTTGTTTTTATCTACTTGGTGTTGGTTTTTTTGGTTATGCTGAATGGAAAAATAAAAACAAATACCAATTAATGAATAACAATAGCTAA
- the ftsZ gene encoding cell division protein FtsZ: MDENETQFNKLNQVKNKLKIGVFGIGGAGNNIVDASLYHYPNLASENIHFYAINSDLQHLAFKTNVKNKLLIQDHTNKGFGAGGDPAKGASLAISFQEQFNTLTDGYDFCILVAGFGKGTGTGATPVFSKILKTKKILNVAIVTYPSLNEGLTVRNKATKGLEILNKATDSYMLFCNEKCTNGIYQLANTEIVSAIKNLIELITIPLQQNIDFEDVRAFFQTKKTNQDQQLFTVTHPFSFSFDSKDSIEQFAKQFKNFEKVSYFDHSIVGAKKVLLKANINQKIVKLNFKQIQDIIWTKIDNYQLEIRLGVDFVTTIPNIQIFILSEHKNPVSLPIDNKSTENNQNKLKLLDELKELGMKYVKHQNQIY, encoded by the coding sequence ATGGATGAAAATGAAACTCAATTCAACAAGTTAAACCAAGTTAAAAACAAGCTGAAAATTGGTGTTTTTGGGATTGGAGGTGCTGGTAATAACATTGTTGATGCATCACTTTATCACTATCCTAATTTAGCAAGTGAAAACATCCACTTTTATGCTATAAATTCAGATTTACAACACCTTGCATTTAAAACGAATGTTAAAAATAAACTCTTAATTCAAGACCATACTAACAAGGGCTTTGGAGCGGGGGGTGATCCAGCTAAAGGAGCTAGTTTAGCAATAAGCTTTCAAGAACAGTTTAATACACTTACAGATGGGTATGATTTTTGTATCTTAGTTGCTGGATTTGGTAAGGGTACTGGTACAGGTGCTACCCCAGTTTTTAGCAAGATCTTAAAAACTAAGAAGATCTTAAATGTTGCTATTGTTACCTATCCATCTTTAAACGAGGGATTAACAGTGAGAAACAAAGCCACTAAGGGGCTTGAAATTCTCAACAAAGCAACTGATAGTTACATGCTATTTTGTAATGAAAAATGTACAAATGGTATCTACCAACTAGCAAACACAGAGATAGTCAGTGCCATTAAAAACCTAATAGAACTAATTACTATTCCTTTGCAGCAAAACATTGATTTTGAAGATGTACGTGCCTTTTTTCAAACCAAAAAAACTAACCAAGATCAACAGCTTTTTACTGTTACTCACCCCTTTAGTTTTAGCTTTGATAGTAAAGATAGTATAGAACAGTTTGCTAAACAGTTTAAGAACTTTGAAAAAGTTAGTTATTTTGACCACTCTATAGTAGGAGCTAAAAAAGTGTTATTGAAAGCTAACATTAACCAAAAGATAGTCAAGCTTAACTTCAAGCAGATCCAAGATATTATCTGAACTAAAATTGACAACTACCAACTTGAGATTAGGTTAGGGGTTGATTTTGTGACAACCATCCCTAATATCCAAATTTTTATCCTCAGTGAACACAAAAATCCAGTTTCGCTTCCCATTGATAATAAATCAACTGAAAACAACCAAAATAAGTTGAAACTTTTAGATGAGCTGAAAGAACTTGGCATGAAATATGTTAAGCACCAAAACCAAATCTACTAA